Proteins encoded by one window of Channa argus isolate prfri chromosome 1, Channa argus male v1.0, whole genome shotgun sequence:
- the zgc:110319 gene encoding NFU1 iron-sulfur cluster scaffold homolog, mitochondrial, which produces MIKALIRSTCCLPHEVLIFKTNKMAAPMRWGLHQLLRASNSAHFRFPDRSLYRSHCTTQRFRKVQHQPGTGATHFSLRQLSIHTQETPNPRSLKFLPGKPVLGSGTLDFPSPSSAQSSSLARVLFEIEGVKRVFFGPDFITITKTDEDVEWTDIKRLALEAIAKFFESGDPITTGAVHHESSLSEDDDDIVSIIKELLDTRIRPTVQEDGGDVIFKGFEDGTVKLKLVGSCTGCPSSTVTLKNGIQNMLQFYIPEVEKVEQVEDELDEISTKVFSELERKLEE; this is translated from the exons ATGATCAAAGCCCTGATCAGGAGTACATGCTGTCTACCACACGAGGTcctcattttcaaaacaaacaaaatggcgGCGCCTATGAGATGGGGTCTTCACCAATTGTTACGAGCAAGTAATTCGGCTCACTTCAG GTTTCCAGACAGGAGCTTATATCGCTCGCACTGCACGACTCAGCGCTTCAGAAAAGTTCAGCATCAACCTGGAACAGGAGCCACACACTTTTCAT TAAGACAACTGTCCATCCATACTCAAGAGACTCCAAATCCCAGAAGCCTGAAATTTCTCCCTGGTAAACCTGTCCTAGGAAGTGGGACTCTTGACTTTCCCTCTCCGAGCTCAGCTCAAAGTTCATCTTTAGCTAG ggtcctctttgaaaTCGAAGGAGTAAAAAGGGTGTTCTTTGGTCCAGACTTCATTACCATCACTAAA ACAGATGAGGATGTGGAATGGACAGACATTAAGCGTCTTGCTTTAGAGGCTATTGCTAAATTCTTTGAGAGTGGTGACCCAATAACAACAGGGGCAGTGCACCATGAAAGCA GTCTCtctgaagatgatgatgatattgtaTCTATAATAAAGGAGCTTCTTGACACAAGAATCAG ACCTACAGTTCAGGAGGATGGAGGTGATGTCATCTTTAAAGGTTTTGAGGATGGCACAGTGAAGTTGAAGCTGGTTGGCTCCTGCACAGGATGTCCCAGTTCTACAGTTACCCTAAAGAATGGCATTCAGAACATGCTTCAGTTTTATATTCCAGAAGTAGAAAAGGTGGAACAG GTGGAAGATGAACTGGATGAAATCAGTACAAAAGTTTTCTCAGAGCTGGAACGCAAATTAGAAGAATAA
- the ccar1 gene encoding cell division cycle and apoptosis regulator protein 1, translated as MAQFGGQKNPPWATQFATTAVSQPGHSGQSLDLNSLHSLGVQQPSLLGASPSVYSQQSALAAASLSNQSAANYQLSQQTAALQQQAAAAAAAALQQSQINTALQQYQQQQQQHQQQQQQQQPPQQPPQQQLYNVPHQLPQPQQALISQPPVALPTSLSLSNPQQTAQITVSYPTPRSSHQQQTQPQKQRVFTGVVNKLHDTFGFVDEDVFFQLSAVKGKTPQVGDRVLVEAVYNPNMPFKWNAQRIQTLPQLGNQSHQQQPQPLPQASPQLGSLYNEPGMQLRYSDMHSTPDNRQNSQPQGPNMMKAAPSMLQSLPPPTTFSVPAQAPPPSLLQAQLSAASLAPLLQNPPQPLLPQPPPKDVFSGGLLQPPVRMMPQPQPVRRIEPPPRFPSRNDRGPELILRTKEERSRDRDRERRRSRERSPARKRSRDRSPRRDRSPRRPRRVVPRYTVQFSKFSLDGSSCDIMELRRRYQSLYIPSDFFDAVFTWVDAFPLTRPFQFSNACNFHILHKEVDPLVKNTAVLDPPDANHTYSAKVMLLANPSIEELYHKSCALAEDSQEVRDSFQHPARLIKFLVGMRGKDEAMAIGGHWSPSLDGADPEKDPSVLIKTAIRCCKALTGIDLSLCTQWYRFAEIRYHRPEETHKGRTVPAHVETVVLFLPDVWHCLPTRSEWEVLSRRLREQLAEKLSAERKEADGEQEEEDKDDDESKDISTPTHWAKLDPKSMKVNDLRKELDCRSLSSKGLKSQLIARLTKQLKVEEQVEESKEPEKPEVKAAEEEEPSRTEEDREEEERKRQDELERQRRERRYILPDEPTIIVHPNWAAKNGKFDCSVMSLSVLLDYRLEDNKEHSFEVSLFAELFNEMLQRDFGYRIYKTLSALPAKDEKKDKEKKAKKEVEKKEVEKREVKKEKDEEIEEPIAKKTKEDEEEKRKYDEKSVKKEDSRDEEENEDDGSMANAEEYDPMEAEDADDDDEDDKDDDDSNDRDRKDRKDDCKSSKERSSKDKEKKQMVTHNKELLMAFVYFDQSHCGYLLERDLEEILYTLGLHLSRAQIKKLLNKPVVRESCYYRKLTDRGKDEAVPSFNEGQIENLIGNRGLLPAPKARAHSESSESGNLIVYNGAMVDIGSMMQKLEKSEKSREEIEQKLMEQDAKMDEDAKIKAQLEQANKALTRELEEVKSNLSQTEQTLKGVEEQKTIYSSQISKTSSTLMSTVKGLLAVLKKDQEVDEPTCQTSHTNGADE; from the exons ATGGCCCAATTTGGGGGACAGAAGAATCCACCGTGGGCGACTCAATTTGCCACCACAGCGGTGTCTCAGCCGGGCCATTCAGGACAGTCTCTTGATCTTAACAGCCTGCATT CTCTTGGTGTGCAGCAGCCGTCTCTTCTGGGAGCATCTCCCTCTGTTTACTCTCAACAGTCAGCCTTGGCTGCTGCCTCTCTTAGCAACCAGTCTGCTGCAAACTATCAGCTGTCTCAGCAAACTGCTGCCTTGCAGCAACAAGCTGCagcggctgctgctgcagcactaCAGCAG TCTCAGATCAATACAGCTCTTCAGCAGtatcagcaacagcagcagcaacatcagcagcaacaacaacagcagcaacctCCCCAGCAACCCCCACAACAGCAACTGTATAATGTACCTCATCAG CTCCCACAACCTCAACAGGCATTGATTTCTCAG CCTCCAGTTGCATTGCCCACCAGCTTGAGTCTGTCCAACCCCCAGCAGACTGCCCAGATAACGGTGTCCTACCCAACACCTCGTTCAAGCCACCAACAGCAGACGCAGCCACAGAAACAGCGAGTCTTCACTGGTGTCGTCAACAAGCTACATGACACATTTGGCTTTGTAGATGAAGATGTCTTTTTTCAGCTAAG TGCTGTGAAGGGGAAGACTCCCCAGGTGGGAGACAGGGTCCTAGTGGAAGCTGTGTACAACCCAAATATGCCCTTCAAGTGGAACGCCCAGCGCATCCAGACCTTACCTCAACTAGGAAACCAGTCG catcagcagcagcctcaGCCTTTACCTCAAGCTTCCCCACAGCTCGGCAGCCTTTACAATGAACCAGGGATGCAGCTGCGCTACTCAGACATGCACTCCACTCCGgacaacagacaaaat AGCCAGCCTCAAGGTCCTAACATGATGAAGGCAGCCCCCTCTATGCTGCAGTCGCTACCTCCCCCAACCACGTTCAGCGTTCCTGCCCAGGCCCCACCTCCTTCCCTCCTTCAGGCCCAGCTGTCTGCCGCCTCTCTGGCCCCTCTCCTCCAAAACCCTCCTCAGCCTTTGTTGCCACAACCTCCGCCCAAAG ATGTATTTTCCGGGGGTCTTCTTCAGCCTCCAGTAAGAATGATGCCACAGCCGCAGCCTGTCAGGCGGATAGAACCTCCACCTCGTTTCCCTAGTCGCAATGATCGAGGCCCTGAGCTCATTCTGAGGACTAAAGAAGAGCGCAG CCGAGACAGAGACCGTGAGCGCAGGCGATCAAGAGAACGCTCACCCGCACGCAAACGGTCTAGAGATCGTTCACCAAGACGTGACCGCTCACCAAGACGGCCTCGCAGGGTAGTGCCTCGTTACACCGTCCAGTTTTCCAAATTCAGCTTAGATGG CTCAAGCTGTGACATTATGGAGCTGAGGAGGCGATATCAGAGCCTCTATATTCCCAGCGACTTCTTTGATGCTGTCTTCACCTGGGTGGATGCCTTCCCACTGACACGACCCTTCCAGTTTAGCAATGCGTGTAACTTCCACATTTTGCACAAAGAGGTGGATCCACTAGTCAAGAACACGGCTGTGCTGGACCCTCCTGATGCCAACCACACCTACAGTGCTAAG GTGATGTTGCTGGCTAACCCCAGTATAGAGGAGCTTTATCACAAGTCCTGTGCTCTGGCAGAGGATTCGCAAGAAGTCAGAGACTCCTTCCAACATCCTGCTAGACTCATTAAG ttttTGGTGGGAATGAGAGGTAAAGATGAGGCCATGGCCATTGGTGGTCACTGGTCTCCCTCTCTGGACGGAGCTGACCCAGAGAAGGATCCCTCAGTCCTTATAAAGACAGCCATACGCTGTTGCAAGGCACTCACAGGCATAGATCTTAGTCTGTGCACTCAATG GTATCGTTTTGCAGAGATTCGCTATCATCGGCCGGAGGAGACACACAAGGGGCGGACAGTCCCTGCTCATGTGGAGACAGTGGTTTTGTTTCTTCCGGATGTTTGGCATTGTCTTCCTACCCGCTCAGAGTGGGAGGTGCTGTCACGGCGACTCCGGGAGCAGCTGGCTGAGAAGCTGTCGGCCGAGCGAAAGGAGGCGGATGGAGAACAG GAAGAAGAGGACAAGGATGACGATGAATCCAAGGACATTAGTACTCCCACTCATTGGGCTAAACTTGACCCAAAATCAATGAAG GTAAATGACCTGCGTAAGGAGCTTGACTGTCGCTCTCTAAGCTCTAAAGGGTTAAAGTCACAGCTGATCGCTCGCCTCACTAAGCAACTGAAGGTGGAGGAACAGGTGGAGGAGTCTAAGGAGCCTGAGAAACCAGAGGTCAAAGCTGCTGAAGAAGAGGAGCCATCTCGCACTGAAGAGGACAGAGAG gaggaggaaagaaagaggcagGATGAACTTGAGCGCCAGCGGAGAGAAAGACGCTACATTCTCCCTGATGAGCCCACAATCATTGTGCACCCTAACTGGGCAGCCAAAAATGGCAAATTTGACTGCAGCGTTATGTCTCTGAGTGTGCTGCTGGACTACAGGCTAGAAGACAACAAGGAGCACTCATTTGAG gttTCCTTGTTTGCTGAGCTGTTTAACGAAATGCTACAGAGAGACTTTGGCTACCGCATATACAAAACTCTTTCGGCTCTTCCTGCCAAAGATGAGAAGAAGGACAAGGAGAAGAAAGCCAAAAAAGAGGTAGAAAAGAAGGAGGTTGAAAAGCGTgaagtaaaaaaggaaaaagatgagGAGATAGAAGAGCCTATagcaaagaaaaccaaagaggacgaggaggaaaagaggaag TATGATGAAAAGTCTGTGAAAAAAGAGGACTCTCGTGATGAAGAGGAAAACGAAGATGATGGTAGCATGGCTAATGCTGAAGAATATGACCCCATGGAGGCTGAAGATGCAGATGATGACGACGAGGATG ATAAGGACGATGACGACTCCAATGACAGAGACAGGAAAGACCGTAAGGACGACTGCAAGTCGTCAAAAGAGAGGTCCTCTAAGGACaag GAGAAAAAGCAAATGGTCACGCACAACAAGGAGCTGCTGATGGCATTTGTCTACTTTGACCAGAGCCATTGTGGCTATTTGCTAGAAAGAGACCTGGAGGAGATTCTGTACACACTGGGACTTCACCTTTCTCGTGCTCAG ATAAAGAAGTTGTTGAACAAACCAGTGGTCAGAGAGTCTTGTTACTACCGCAAACTAACTGACAGAGGAAAGGATGAAGCTGTTCCTTCCTTTAATGAAGGCCAAATAGAAAACCTCATAG GTAACCGAGGACTGCTTCCTGCTCCCAAAGCTCGTGCTCATTCAGAGTCCAGTGAATCTGGTAATTTGATCGTTTATAATGGAGCCATGGTCGACATCGGCAGCATGATGCAGAAACTGGAGAAAAGTGAGAAATCAAGAGAGGAGATAGAACAGAAGCTCATGGAACAGGATGCCAAAATGG
- the si:dkey-228d14.5 gene encoding transmembrane protein 150A, whose translation MVLWIIFPISLSLLSFVGTWTVYVLAFSSNHVCSLSDWGSDNYCTGNKSIECCLVPTISSSGTNAPENSLFTATINSGSFLFLLFSIFHHAHIMEKHACHSMLSKFAVVFGVVAAAGAFTAGNSNPGYLSLLHYLGAGISFICVCFYTVLLTDLTRKCVLSGYEKILYPLRVTSTVIQIIVTICYTILFSQDEYFYIHLSAVFEWMLSVNLELFELSYAVEFCFFSSFMLSNLLSKREEEKPLMMTMS comes from the exons ATGGTGCTCTGGATTATCTTCCCCATCTCGCTCTCTTTGTTGTCCTTTGTTGGAACATGGACTGT GTATGTCCTCGCCTTTAGCAGCAATCACGTGTGCTCACTCAGTGACTG gGGAAGCGACAACTACTGCACAGGGAATAAATCCATTGAATGTTGCTTGGTTCCCACCATCAG CTCAAGTGGAACCAATGCCCCAGAAAATTCATTGTTTACAGCCACAATCAACTCTGGATCCTTTCTGT TCCTGCTGTTCAGTATATTCCACCATGCTCACATTATGGAAAAACATGCCTGTCATTCAATGCTGAGCAAGTTTGCGGTGGTCTTTGGTGTGGTGGCAGCTGCGGGGGCATTCACAGCTGGAAACAGCAAC CCAGGTTATCTGTCACTTCTTCACTACCTTGGAGCTGGTATCAGTTTCATTTGCGTCTGCTTCTACACGGTCCTGCTCACTGATCTAACCAGGAAGTGTGTGCTGAGTGGATATGAAAAAATCCTCTACCCCTTACGTGTCACCTCTACTGTTATTCAAATCATTGTCACAATCTGCT ATACTATTCTGTTTTCACAGGATGAATACTTTTACATTCACCTGTCAGCTGTGTTTGAGTGGATGCTGAGTGTCAACCTGGAGCTCTTCGAGCTCAGCTATGCTGTGGAGTTTtgcttcttctcctccttcatGCTTTCAAATCTGCTGAGCAAACGGGAGGAAGAAAAGCCTCTGATGATGACGATGTCTTGA
- the eif4e1c gene encoding eukaryotic translation initiation factor 4E family member 1c isoform X1 — protein MATSEPMCQLAWITVAVSVSMHCNVMDKAMPDFVGREGLTARRSFKLQSKVAETEDQQTDSQVVASPEQYVKHPLQNRWALWYFKNDKSKSWTENLRLISKFDTVEDFWALYNHIQQPSKLGFGCDYCLFKDGIKPMWEDERNKLGGRWLITLNRQQRQNDLDRYWMEMLLCLVGESFDEASEDVCGAVVNVRPKGDKLSIWTSNCQNREAIMTIGQLYKERLNLPMKVLIGYQSHDDTSSKSGSTTKNMYSV, from the exons ATGGCGACATCGGAGCCG ATGTGTCAGTTGGCGTGGATCACCGTTGCCGTTAGCGTTAGCATGCACTGCAATGTGATGGATAAGGCAATGCCTGACTTTGTTGGCAGGGAGGGATTGACTGCACGTCGTTCATTCAAACTCCAATCG AAAGTAGCTGAGACTGAAGATCAACAGACTGATAGCCAAGTTGTTGCAAGTCCTGAGCAATATGTTAAACATCCCTTGCAAAACAG atGGGCCCTGTGGTATTTCAAAAATGACAAGAGCAAAAGCTGGACAGAGAACTTGCGTCTCATTTCAAAGTTTGACACAGTGGAAGACTTTTGGGC ATTATACAACCACATACAGCAACCAAGCAAACTTGGCTTTGGCTGTGATTATTGCTTATTTAAG gATGGCATCAAACCGATGTGGGAGGACGAAAGGAACAAGCTGGGGGGTCGATGGTTGATAACTCTAAATAGGCAACAGCGACAAAATGATCTTGATCGCTACTGGATGGAGATG CTCTTGTGTTTAGTTGGTGAGTCATTTGATGAGGCAAGTGAAGATGTCTGTGGAGCTGTTGTCAATGTCAGACCTAAAGGTGATAAATTATCCATTTGGACAAGCAACTGCCAAAATAGGGAAGCCATCATGACAATAGG GCAACTTTATAAAGAGCGTCTGAACCTTCCCATGAAAGTCTTGATTGGCTACCAGTCACATGACGACACGTCCAGCAAAAGTGGATCCACCACCAAGAACATGTATTCCGTTTGA
- the eif4e1c gene encoding eukaryotic translation initiation factor 4E family member 1c isoform X2, translating into MATSEPKVAETEDQQTDSQVVASPEQYVKHPLQNRWALWYFKNDKSKSWTENLRLISKFDTVEDFWALYNHIQQPSKLGFGCDYCLFKDGIKPMWEDERNKLGGRWLITLNRQQRQNDLDRYWMEMLLCLVGESFDEASEDVCGAVVNVRPKGDKLSIWTSNCQNREAIMTIGQLYKERLNLPMKVLIGYQSHDDTSSKSGSTTKNMYSV; encoded by the exons ATGGCGACATCGGAGCCG AAAGTAGCTGAGACTGAAGATCAACAGACTGATAGCCAAGTTGTTGCAAGTCCTGAGCAATATGTTAAACATCCCTTGCAAAACAG atGGGCCCTGTGGTATTTCAAAAATGACAAGAGCAAAAGCTGGACAGAGAACTTGCGTCTCATTTCAAAGTTTGACACAGTGGAAGACTTTTGGGC ATTATACAACCACATACAGCAACCAAGCAAACTTGGCTTTGGCTGTGATTATTGCTTATTTAAG gATGGCATCAAACCGATGTGGGAGGACGAAAGGAACAAGCTGGGGGGTCGATGGTTGATAACTCTAAATAGGCAACAGCGACAAAATGATCTTGATCGCTACTGGATGGAGATG CTCTTGTGTTTAGTTGGTGAGTCATTTGATGAGGCAAGTGAAGATGTCTGTGGAGCTGTTGTCAATGTCAGACCTAAAGGTGATAAATTATCCATTTGGACAAGCAACTGCCAAAATAGGGAAGCCATCATGACAATAGG GCAACTTTATAAAGAGCGTCTGAACCTTCCCATGAAAGTCTTGATTGGCTACCAGTCACATGACGACACGTCCAGCAAAAGTGGATCCACCACCAAGAACATGTATTCCGTTTGA